Part of the Azospirillum brasilense genome is shown below.
CGGGTCGTTCAGGGGCAGGGGGTGCCCCTCGAACAGCGGCCGATGGCAGGCGCCGCATTTTCCGCCAGCGCCCAGCCGCGCACGCGGTACCCGGTTGGTCGTGTCGCAGTGGGGGCAGACGACGTGCAGCGCTTCGGACATTTCATCCTCCTCATGGAGCGGCCGGCGTTTCGTATGATGCGGCATGCAAAACCGCGGCGCCTTGACAGGCGTCAACGCCGCCGCCGCCTCGTTGCCTTACAGTGCTGGCTGCCGTTTCGAGGCAGCCCACCGAGGCGTAGCCCACCATGGATCAGCGTCGCACCGCAGCTTCCAGCTTCCATTCGGACGGGATCCCACCATTCGAAGAAACGCCATCGCCGGCGCGCCTGGAGGGATTCAGCGACGGCGTGTTCGCCATCATCATCACGCTGTTGGTGCTCGACGTCCGCGTGCCGCGCGAGGCCACGCTGCATGGAGAACCTCTTGCTGCCGCGCTGCTGAAGCAATGGCCGGTCTATGTGGCGTACGTCCTGAGCTTTTTGCAGGTCGGGGTGGTCTGGGCCAACCATCACACGATGTTCCATCATATCCGCCGCAGCGATCACGTCCTTCTGGTCTGCAACCTCCTGCTCCTGCTCTGCGTGGCGGTGCTGCCATTCACCACGGCGCTGCTCGCGGAATACGCCCGCGCCGGTGAAGCGGAACTCCGGCTGGCCGCGCTCATCTACAGCGCCGCACTCGCCGGTGCGGGGATCTTCTTCAGCGCGATCTGGCAGCACGCGCTGCGCGCGGGGTTGGTGGACGCGCGTGCCGATCCCCACCGGCTGCACGCGCTCGGGTGGCATTGGGAAATGGTGCCGCTGTTCTACGGGGTTGCCTTCGGGCTTGCGTACGTGGCCCCGTACCTCAGCGTGGGCATGTACATGCTTCTGCTGTTCTACTACGCGCTGCCCGGTCCTTCCGTCGTGCGATGGATGCGGGTGCGGCGGGCGCGACGGGTGCGCCAGGCGGCGAAGACCTGAGCTGCGGCACGGCACCGTCATCGCTCAGGGGACGTGCACGGTTCCGCTTGCCGCACTCCTCGGACCGCCGCTGCCCTCCAGCCTTCCTCAGCGGCTCGCCGAGGGCCAGCCCTCCTGTGGACATGGCCAATGCGCCATCGGAGCGCCCAGTCTATTCGTCGCTGTCCTCGAGGGCGTCGTAATGGATGATCTTGACGCGGCGGGTGCCCACGAGCCTGATGGCGCCGCGTTGCTTGAGGCTGGTCAAGGCGCGGCTCACCGTCTCGACCGACAGGGTGAGATAATCGGCGATGTCGTAGCGCGACATCGGCAGGAGAATCCCTTCCCCGGTTTTGCTGGCCTGGGTCCTGCTGGACAGGCGCTCCGCCATCTCGAGGAGAAAGGCACTGACCTTTCCCAGCGAGCCGATCCGCCCAAGGATGAGAATCCTCGTCTGCAGACGGGCAATTTCCGCAGCCGTCACGGTACGGATTTCCCGTCCGAGGTGGGGGTTGGCGTCGGCAAGGGCCTCGGCGCGCTCGCGTGGGTAGGCGGCCACGACCGTGCCCTCCACGATCGCCTCGACGGCGAAGAGATGCACGTTCCGGGATGCAAGGCCGAAAAAATCGCCGGGCAGCAGGAAGTCCACGATTTGCCGCCGTCCGTTGACCTGAACGGTAAAGCGCCGCGCCGCGCCGGAAACGACGCGGTACCAGTGCTCGGCCGGGTGATCCTGGGTATAGATCTCCTGCCCGCGGCCGTAGCGCGTGGTCATCGCCAGCGAACTCAGAACATCGCCAGGGTAATGGCGATGCCCCGTGGGCTGGTCGTGGCAAAGCTGGCTGGAAACATGCATGAAGGCGGCTCCTCGTGCCTGTCGAGACCGATCGAGCTGTCGAGACGTTGCAGTCGGAACGCGGCTGCGCCACCAGCTGCAAGACGATGTGCAATATCACGATGGGATCGGGGCGCCGCAATCCGGCACATCCCTACGGCGTGACCCTACTCCTCCTGCGTTTCGTCCTGCGTCCGGAGCGGGGCGCGCAGGCCTGCCGCCGCGGCCATGAGCACGGCCTCGGGCAGGGTACGTGCGCCGAGCCGCTCCATCACGTGGGCCCGGTGGTTCTCCACCGTGCGCGGGCTGATCCCGAGATCCCTGGCCATGGTCTTGTTCGTACCGCCGGCGAGCAGCCCTTCCAGCACCGCCCGTTCACGGGTGGACATGTCCGCAATGCGCGCCCGCGCGATTTCCGCGACGCTGCAGCGTTCCGCCGTGTCCCGGATGTCGGCCAAGGCAGACGCCACCGCGGCCAGCAGCGCCTCGTGCTCGTAAGGCACCTCCAGGAAATCCACCGCGCCCGCCTTCATGGCCCGCACCGCCAAGCTGATGTCTCCATCACAGCTGCCCACGACGATCACGGGGAGGTGGATCCGTCGTGCCCGGAGTTCCCTCGGGACCGCCAAGCCACCCATCTCCGGCGCCCTGATGTCGAGCAGCACGCAGCCGGGTATCAGCGCCGGCGCCATCTCGAGGAAGGCCCGCGTGGACGTGAAAGTCTTCACGTCGTACCCAACGCCTCGCAGCAAAAGGGGCAGCTCTCGATGAGTCGCTTCCTCGGCATCGACCACGTAGATCAGCGACCCGCTGTGGTTCGTGATGTCCTGGGCGATGCCGGCAATGCGCCGTATCCGGCTGCCCTCGCCGCGGATGGCGAAGAAGGTGTCGCGAATCCAGCGCACCGAGCCGTTGCCCCGGACGATGCGGTACTCCTGGTCGACCGTCTCGCCCTGCAGGACACGGTCCATCGCGTCGCTTGCAAGCTTCCCGATCCTCCGGGTGCACGGTCCCGAGCCAGTGAGGACGCCAGTCCCGCAGCATCGCGTCCGGCGGCTCTCCCCAGACCAGCTCGTAGGCGGGACTGAGGTATTCCATGCGCATGGTCCTGACATCGACGATCCAGAGCACGCTGGCGGAGTGCGCGGCGAATTGCCGGAAGCGCTCTTCGCTCTCGCGCAGGTCATCTTCCGCCCGCTTGCGCGCGGTGATGTCAAGCGCGGCCCCGATGAATCCGACGGGTCGCCCCGCATTGAAGACGGTTTGGCCGTGCGTGGAGATCCACCGCTCGATCCCGTCCTCGATTCCGATGACGCGGTAAGCGATGGCATAGACGCCGTCGCCTCGGGGATCGAGGCAGTGCGCAATGGCCGCTTCGACGCGCGGCCGGTCGTCCGGGTGAATCGCTCCGAGAAAGATGTTCATATCCACATGGGCCTCGGGAGGCAGGCCCCACATGGCCTTGAGGCGCGCATCCCAATCCAGGGCGTCGGTCGTCGGGTCCCAGGAATAAAGCGTCATGCCGACGAGATCGACAGCCGCCCTCAGCCGCGCTTCGCTTCGGCGTACGCGGTCGGCCGCGTCGTGGCGCTGCCGTGACAGGGCAAGGGCGGCATTCACCCGGGCCAGCAGTTCGCGGGCGGCGAACGGTTTGATGAGATAGTCGTCGGCTCCGGCGGCGAGCCCCTCCGCCTGGGCCTCCGCGCCGGCGCGTGCGGACAGAAGAATGATCGGCACGTCCGCGAGCTTCGGTTCCCGCCGCAGAGCGGTCACCAGGTCCACCCCGCTCAGGCGGGGCATCATCACGTCCGACAGCACGAGGTCGGGCCTGCGCCGCCGCGCCGCCTCCAGCGCCTCCTGGCCATCCGGGACCGCCACGACGTCCCAGTGCGCCGACAGCAGGCGGATCAGGTAGTCCCGCATGTCGGCGTTGTCGTCAGCCAGCAGAATCCTTGCGCGTTTCTTGGAGCGCGCTGCACCCGCCACCTCGCCGGGAAGGCGCGGCATCCCGTCTGCGGGGTCATCGCCGGGCAG
Proteins encoded:
- a CDS encoding response regulator, which gives rise to MPSLTASSESRTGSSGGSPRTAKPSSMRGDPSDSSGPRLTSPRASGRKMTCARAKSASGNSPRTPPACSGSSMSGPCAWNTSVPPTSWSGESRRTRCCGTGVLTGSGPCTRRIGKLASDAMDRVLQGETVDQEYRIVRGNGSVRWIRDTFFAIRGEGSRIRRIAGIAQDITNHSGSLIYVVDAEEATHRELPLLLRGVGYDVKTFTSTRAFLEMAPALIPGCVLLDIRAPEMGGLAVPRELRARRIHLPVIVVGSCDGDISLAVRAMKAGAVDFLEVPYEHEALLAAVASALADIRDTAERCSVAEIARARIADMSTRERAVLEGLLAGGTNKTMARDLGISPRTVENHRAHVMERLGARTLPEAVLMAAAAGLRAPLRTQDETQEE
- a CDS encoding helix-turn-helix domain-containing protein, encoding MHVSSQLCHDQPTGHRHYPGDVLSSLAMTTRYGRGQEIYTQDHPAEHWYRVVSGAARRFTVQVNGRRQIVDFLLPGDFFGLASRNVHLFAVEAIVEGTVVAAYPRERAEALADANPHLGREIRTVTAAEIARLQTRILILGRIGSLGKVSAFLLEMAERLSSRTQASKTGEGILLPMSRYDIADYLTLSVETVSRALTSLKQRGAIRLVGTRRVKIIHYDALEDSDE
- a CDS encoding TMEM175 family protein, whose translation is MDQRRTAASSFHSDGIPPFEETPSPARLEGFSDGVFAIIITLLVLDVRVPREATLHGEPLAAALLKQWPVYVAYVLSFLQVGVVWANHHTMFHHIRRSDHVLLVCNLLLLLCVAVLPFTTALLAEYARAGEAELRLAALIYSAALAGAGIFFSAIWQHALRAGLVDARADPHRLHALGWHWEMVPLFYGVAFGLAYVAPYLSVGMYMLLLFYYALPGPSVVRWMRVRRARRVRQAAKT